The proteins below are encoded in one region of Bacteroidales bacterium:
- a CDS encoding ATPase, which translates to MKRPIYYIKNISFSIQKGIFFLLSWLINFLSNSIFATSFAVIAMTIYRLGFQHHILKINFIQNTILYLQILLLGSFIIRLIILIQQKTLFRIILGEITLLLFLSVLVVEHFFFPNFFQNWLGNYYNLLETIYLISLNSIVFLIEFSKKSLSFLRGINPSLLFLSSFIIIILVGGLMLLLPAATYNGISITDAFFTSTSAVCVTGLITVDTATYFTFFGKTIIMVLIQIGGLGIMTFTTFFGLFFSGSSTFKDQLLIKDIINSEAISEIFKTLIKIILFTFIIEFIGFILIWFSLDPHLRFSTEHIKFSIFHSISAFCNAGFSTRSLGLMDPSIAHNYLLHTIIAFLIIAGGIGFPILLNYYKLFKHFLYNFIRILQGKSYSHKPHIININSRIVIITTLSLIFLGMISFLLFENNNTLKGYSWAEKLYFSFFASVTPRTAGFNTIDYSQVLPITALLTMFLMWIGASPSGTGGGIKTSTFAIAILNIFSFAKGKNRIEISKREISSQSVRKAFATIQLSLLVVGMSIVLVSYYNPELDFEKIIFECFSAFGTVGLSMGITPHLSIASKWVLIITMFLGRIGTLTLFVAFIRKVKTVRYKFPAEEIIIN; encoded by the coding sequence ATGAAACGCCCAATTTATTATATTAAAAATATCAGCTTTTCAATTCAAAAAGGTATCTTTTTTTTATTATCATGGCTCATTAACTTTTTATCCAACTCCATTTTTGCAACTTCTTTTGCTGTTATAGCAATGACAATCTATCGTTTAGGGTTTCAACACCATATACTTAAAATTAATTTTATTCAAAACACCATTCTTTATTTACAAATTCTTTTATTAGGAAGCTTTATTATACGTCTTATTATTTTAATTCAGCAAAAAACACTTTTTCGAATTATATTAGGCGAAATTACTCTACTTTTATTTTTATCTGTATTAGTAGTTGAACATTTTTTCTTTCCCAATTTTTTTCAAAATTGGCTAGGAAATTATTATAACCTACTAGAAACCATCTATTTAATTAGTTTAAATAGCATTGTCTTTCTTATTGAATTTTCAAAAAAGAGTTTAAGTTTTTTAAGAGGTATTAATCCTTCTTTATTGTTTCTTTCAAGTTTTATCATTATCATTTTAGTAGGTGGATTAATGTTATTATTACCAGCAGCGACTTATAATGGGATTAGTATTACCGACGCTTTTTTTACTTCTACTTCTGCAGTATGTGTTACCGGCTTAATTACTGTTGATACTGCTACTTATTTTACTTTTTTTGGAAAAACTATTATTATGGTATTAATCCAAATAGGTGGTCTAGGAATTATGACTTTCACTACCTTTTTTGGTTTATTTTTTAGTGGTTCGAGTACTTTTAAAGACCAACTTTTAATTAAAGATATCATAAATTCCGAAGCCATTTCCGAAATATTTAAAACTCTTATTAAAATTATTTTATTTACTTTTATCATTGAATTCATTGGCTTTATTCTTATTTGGTTTTCGCTCGATCCACACCTACGATTTTCGACCGAGCATATAAAATTTTCTATATTTCACTCCATTTCAGCATTTTGTAATGCTGGCTTTAGTACACGTAGTTTAGGATTAATGGACCCTAGTATTGCTCATAACTATCTATTACACACAATTATTGCATTCTTAATTATTGCTGGTGGAATAGGTTTTCCTATACTTTTAAACTACTACAAGCTTTTTAAACATTTTTTATATAATTTTATTCGAATTTTACAAGGAAAATCATACTCCCATAAACCCCACATTATAAATATAAATTCACGAATTGTAATAATAACAACTCTATCCTTAATATTTTTAGGAATGATTAGTTTTTTACTTTTCGAAAACAATAATACATTAAAAGGATATAGCTGGGCTGAAAAATTGTACTTTTCATTTTTTGCTTCGGTTACACCCAGAACGGCAGGCTTTAACACCATCGATTATTCACAAGTATTGCCCATTACCGCCTTACTTACTATGTTTTTAATGTGGATTGGGGCTTCACCCTCAGGTACCGGTGGAGGTATCAAAACAAGCACCTTTGCTATAGCTATACTAAATATTTTTAGCTTTGCCAAAGGAAAAAATAGAATCGAAATCAGCAAAAGAGAAATTTCATCGCAAAGTGTTAGAAAAGCATTTGCAACGATACAATTATCTTTATTAGTAGTTGGAATGTCAATTGTATTAGTTTCATACTATAATCCTGAATTAGATTTTGAAAAAATTATTTTTGAATGTTTTTCGGCATTCGGAACGGTTGGATTATCTATGGGCATTACACCCCATTTATCTATTGCAAGTAAATGGGTTTTAATTATAACCATGTTTTTAGGACGAATAGGAACCCTCACACTATTTGTTGCATTTATTAGGAAAGTAAAAACCGTTCGCTATAAATTTCCTGCAGAAGAAATAATTATTAATTAA
- a CDS encoding TrkA family potassium uptake protein, with protein sequence MKVIVIGLGNFGSAVASKLASLGHEVIGVDSIEQRVENIKDKITFAITVDCTDDAVLKTLPLHEADMVLVAIGEDLGASVLITALLKKYNVKRIISRAISPIHKTILEAIGVIEILNPEEDSAERFVTKINLKNVIDSLNISEEYAVMEVLIPQKYVGMKVSEADLRKKYNINILTIKQDIQKHILSKNIFETKIIGVISPDYIFQANDILIVFGHIADIKKWLDKSTI encoded by the coding sequence ATGAAAGTAATTGTTATAGGTTTAGGAAACTTTGGTTCAGCTGTTGCGTCAAAATTAGCATCACTGGGACACGAAGTAATTGGTGTAGATTCTATCGAACAACGTGTAGAAAACATCAAAGACAAAATTACTTTTGCTATAACAGTTGATTGTACTGACGATGCTGTATTAAAAACCCTTCCTCTTCACGAAGCCGATATGGTATTAGTTGCTATCGGAGAAGATTTAGGTGCTTCTGTTCTAATTACAGCATTATTAAAAAAATATAATGTTAAACGCATTATTAGTCGAGCTATTTCGCCTATACATAAAACCATATTAGAAGCAATTGGTGTCATAGAAATTCTTAATCCCGAAGAGGATTCGGCCGAACGTTTTGTAACTAAAATAAATCTTAAAAATGTTATTGATTCATTAAACATTTCGGAAGAATATGCCGTTATGGAGGTTTTAATACCTCAAAAATACGTTGGGATGAAAGTATCAGAAGCCGACTTGCGAAAAAAATATAACATCAATATACTTACAATAAAACAAGATATTCAAAAGCACATTTTGTCTAAAAATATATTCGAAACAAAAATAATTGGAGTAATTTCTCCCGATTATATATTTCAGGCCAACGATATACTCATTGTGTTTGGTCATATAGCTGACATAAAAAAATGGTTAGATAAATCGACAATTTAA
- a CDS encoding dihydrofolate reductase yields the protein MIVENLAMIVAIAKNGAIGKKNGLLWHIPEDLKYFKEVTSGHPVIMGWNTWLSLPKKPLPNRTNIIISLENKCIEGCIVFTSINECLEYVKKQNNLCFVIGGESIYKQMIDYTNTLYVTWIDASCSDADAFFPIEKINNFTMISSENHYSETTKLMLKFCVYKR from the coding sequence ATGATAGTAGAAAATCTTGCAATGATAGTTGCTATTGCAAAAAATGGTGCAATAGGCAAAAAAAATGGATTATTGTGGCATATTCCAGAAGATTTAAAATATTTTAAAGAAGTAACATCAGGACATCCCGTAATTATGGGGTGGAATACCTGGCTATCGCTCCCTAAAAAGCCATTGCCCAATAGAACCAATATCATCATTTCGCTCGAGAACAAATGTATTGAGGGTTGTATTGTTTTTACAAGCATTAACGAATGTCTAGAATATGTAAAAAAGCAAAATAACCTATGTTTTGTAATTGGCGGAGAAAGCATTTACAAACAAATGATTGATTATACTAATACATTATATGTTACTTGGATAGATGCAAGCTGTTCCGATGCCGATGCTTTTTTCCCAATTGAAAAAATAAACAATTTTACAATGATTTCGTCTGAAAATCATTATAGTGAAACTACTAAATTGATGTTGAAATTCTGCGTTTACAAGCGTTAA